The sequence below is a genomic window from Paenibacillus sp. DCT19.
AGAACTTCCTAATTGATCAAAATATATTGAACAAGATCGTTAACGCTGCAGATTTGGACGAGTCCAAAGGTGCACTTGAGATCGGGCCGGGAATCGGAGCACTAACGGAGCGGCTTGCTAGGGTTGCAGGACCTGTAACGGCAGTAGAGATTGATCAGCGGCTCTTGCCGATCTTAGGTGAAGTGATGGAGCCTTATCCCAATGTACGGGTTCATCATGGTGATGTATTGAAGCTGGATCTGGAGGAGTTATTCCGAACGGATTTTGGTCAAGTGGACAAAGTCAGCGTTGTTGCGAACTTGCCTTACTATGTGACAACGCCGATCATGATGAAGCTACTGGAAGAAAAGCTGCCCGTGGACAGCATCGTGGTCATGATTCAGAAGGAAGTAGCTGAACGTATGGCTTCTGCACCTGGTTCCAAGGACTATGGCAGTCTGAGTATTGCCGTACAATACTACAGTGTGCCTGAACTTGTCTGTGTTGTTCCACCAACAGTGTTCATCCCACAACCTAATGTGGAATCGGCGGTTATTAAACTCAAGGTTCGGGAACAACCTCCAGTGCAGGTGCCAGATGAAGCACACTTCTTCGAGGTGGTACAGGCCTCTTTTGCACAGCGGAGAAAAACCATTTCCAACAACCTAAAATCTCGCTTTTTTACAAAGGATAATCGGGAGCAGGCTGACCAATTATTGGAGCAGGCCGGCATTCAGCCATCTAGACGTGGCGAGACTCTCAGCTTGGAGGAATATGCAACGTTAAGCACGGTGATGTGGGAAGCTGGAGTTCGTGCAGCGCTATAGGCATTTCCAGTACAGGCGACTCCTTATAAACAGGTCTTCTTATGAAATTGATCTGTAGAATTGTAGGTTTGCTATGTAATGTATTTAAATTCGGATGAACCAATCCGGGTTCTAGCCCATACGATGGGGTAGAGGTGATTATGTTGATGAATATCGGAGACTTGGTCGTTCGAAAGTCATACGGTGGAGATGTGACTTTTCGGGTGGAAGGCCTTCAGGTGGACAGTGCCGTCATTAAAGGTACCGAGTTCCGACTGCTTGCCGATTCCCCAGTGGATGATTTAATACAGGTTCCATATGAACCGCAGAGCGCTAAGACCCGACAGGCGCATGTCAAGGCTCATCAGACGCTTTCTCGTCTGCAGCAAAACCGGATGGAACAGGCAGAGCGTAATCGAGAAGGATTGGTTCAGGAATGGACTCAGCAGCAAGAGCCTGCTTATTTCGAGATGCCTGGCAAAGTACTTCATCTGGACGGAGATCCAAACTATTTGAAAAAAAGCATGAATCTCTACGAGCAGCTTCGCGTTCCTGCAGAGGGACAGTATGTACACGAGTCTGCTATGGCCGATACGTTGTATCATCTTTTACCTAAGGTTCGGCCGGACATTGTGGTTATTACAGGACATGATGGCGTGCTGAAGACTCGCCAGCCTTACGATCTGTATAGTCTGGGAAGCTACAAGAACTCTCAGAACTTTGTGGCAGCAATCCAGGTTGCTCGGCAGTACGAACGTCACCTGGATGCGCTCACGATCGTTGCAGGGGCGTGTCAGTCTCATTTTGAGGCTCTGCTGCGGGCAGGGGCGAACTTCGCCAGTTCACCAGGCAGAATTCTGATTCATGCGCTTGATCCGGTATATGTGGCGGCCAAAGCCTCCTTTACTTCAGTCAGAGATACGGTGAATATGAATGACATTCTGCATAATACCATTAGCGGAAGCCAAGGCGTGGGTGGTGTAGAAACGCGTGGCAGTTACCGTGTCGGGTTACCTGGATTGAACGATTTGTCCACGTTAAAAGTGAACCCATCTGCGGTTTAAGGTTGTGCGAAGAAAGTCCCAGTTTGGGGCTTTTTTTATTTGCAAAAAAATTCATTGACAGGAACTTTTCCATGCTGATATAATAATTGGTTTTGATTTGACATAGACTGTAAATTAAGGTATAATGGACAAGAAAAGAGGTGGTCGTCGACAATGGCTAAAAATACGCTGTTGGATATCAAACGCAATCTCGACGCTCATATAGGTCAGAAAATTATGTTGCGGGCTAATGGTGGCCGCCGTAAGACTATCGAGCGTACGGGTGTATTGGAAGAAACGTACCCTTCTGTTTTTATTGTTAAGCTTGATGAGGAACAAGAAACCTTCAAGCGAGTATCTTATAGTTATGCAGATATACTTACGGAGTCGGTGGAAGTCATGGTATTTGATCCAGGCAGCCAGACGCATAGTTCTTATATGGAGCCGTAAGCATCGTTTTACAGGCGATTCGCCCCACAAGGCGGATCGCTTTTTTATTTTCATAAATGAGGAATTCCATCTCCCCATCTTATTAGGAATGAGGTTTAAGCAGTTACGACATACTACATAGACAGGTTCAAGTGATCCTTAGGATTGTTTCTCCACAATCTTGAGCCTGCTCGTCCGTCATTTCTGCCAATTAACGAACTGGACTAATTGATGAGCTTAATCTAAGGGGGATGGTTGTATGAGCCGCAGAAGAAGAAGTGTAATGTCAGAGGAGCTTAAATACGAACTGGCGAAAGACCTCGGTTTCTACGATACTGTCCAGCAAGAAGGCTGGGGCGGTATCAAGGCCAAAGATGCGGGCAACATGGTGAAGCGAGCGATCCAACTCGCCGAGCAGGCAGCACGCAAATCCTAAATTGAATTCATCTGGTTTGGAGAGCGGGGCAATCCATCAGGATCACCTCGCTTTTTCCCCATAGATGCGGAATAGAAATGACTTGACAGCCCTATTTTGATATAATATGTTAAGTTGTCTTAGGGAAAAGGTGAGGACGGGTGAACGTCTTGAAAATTTACGAAAAAGCGCCTGCTAAAATTAATTTAATGCTTGATGTTTTACATAAAAGAAATGATGGATTCCATGAAGTTGAAATGATTATGACCATGGTCGATTTGGCTGATCGGTTAGAATTCTCCGAGCTTCCTCGGGATACGATCTTTATCTCCAGTCAGGCTGGATATATTCCGCTGGATGAGAAGAACTTGGCTTTTCAGGCAGCTAGGCTGATTAAAGAGCGTTATGATGTTCGATCAGGAGTGCATATTCATCTGGATAAGAAGATTCCAGTCGCTGCCGGTCTTGCAGGCGGCAGTAGTGATGCAGCAGCAACGCTGCGCGGCTTGAATCGTCTCTGGCGTCTAAATATTCCCGATCATGAGCTACAGGAGCTTGGAGCCGAGCTTGGATCAGATGTACCATTTTGCATTACTGGAGGTACCGCTTTAGCAACAGGTCGAGGGGAGAAGCTGACGCCGATCCCCAATCCGCCGCAATGTTGGGTCATACTGGCCAAGCCGCCTATTAATGTATCTACGGCAGATGTGTACGGTCGTTTCCGCAGTGACAAGATTGTTCGCCATCCAAGTGCTGTCAAAATGGAACAAGCGATTCGCAATCAGTCGTTTGCTGAAGTATGTGGACAGATGGGGAATGTGCTTGAAGATGTAACCCTGAAGTTATATCCGGAGGTACAGCATCTGAAGGATGCCATGATCAAATTGGGAGCAGATGGGGTATTAATGTCAGGAAGTGGCCCAACTGTTTTTGGGCTAGTGTCCAAGGAGTCCAAGGTCGCACGGATCTATAACGGGCTTCGTGGCTTCTGTAAAGAAGTATACGCTGTGCGAATGCTGACATAGCATTCGCTTTTAGTGGTTGTTCAAAACAAATTTGCTGTGGAATACCTACTTTTATGATGTACAAACACGTATAAAGGTGATATATTTTTATATAATTATTCGGATTTGGATGTTTTCCGTGATCGTGAGGATGGATCTCTGTGAAGAAATTAAAACGAAGCGCAAGGCTGGTTGAAATGACGCAGTACTTATTGTCTAGACCGCATACGGTGATTCCGCTCACCACATTTGCCGAACGTTATGGGGCTGCGAAGTCGTCGATCAGTGAAGATTTGGCGATTATCAAGGAAGTGTTCGAAGAAGGTGGGTCAGGAGAGCTGCAAACGTTGGCCGGAGCAGCCGGGGGAGTGAAGTGGATTCCTAAGGTGTCCAGAGAACTGGCTCTTGCTTTTGCTGAGCGACTCAGTACCCAATTGGAGCAGCCGGATCGGATCTTGCCTGGTGGATACCTCTACATGTCTGATTTGCTTGGTCAACCTGCATTAATGAATGAAGCAGGCAAAATTTTTGCCACTGCATTTGGTAATATGGGCATTGATGTAGTGATGACGGTAGAGACTAAAGGCATACCACTCGCATATGCGACGGGTGCCCAGCTCAACCTGCCTGTTGTGCTCGTACGCAGGGACCATCAGGCTACGGAAGGATCGGCCGTAAGTATCAATTATGTATCGGGTTCACATAAAAGCTTGCATACGATGTCCCTATCGCGCCGGGCGATGCGTGAGCATTCGCGGGTACTTATCGTGGATGATTTCATGAAAGCCGGGGGCACGGTTCAGGGAATGATCGATCTACTCGCTGAGTTTAATGCGACTGTAGCCGGTGTAGGGGTCTTGGTGGAATCTGGTTCTATCGATTCAGAAGAACGCCTGTTGACCGATTATGTTTCCTTGGCGAAGTTAACAGCAGTAGATGCGAAGAGCAGACACATTTCCGTCAAGCCTGGCAACTATTTTGATGTGTAGAAAGATGGCGAATAGCATGTCGGGAAAGCTTCTTTTCCATCGACCTGGCACTAACGTTGTCGAATTGTGTATTAAATAAAAAAATTCCTGAAATTAGGACATTTTTATGGTTATAAAAAGAAGGAGTTCGTATAGGCTGTGTGGAATTATACACCAAGTTCTGATGGAAAAAGGTGGTGAACACACACATGCAAATTACGGATGTCAGACTCCGCCGCGTTAACTCGGAGGGGAGAATGAAGGCTATCGCATCCATTACCATCGATAACGAATTCGTCGTTCATGACATTCGTGTCATTGATGGTAACAACGGAATGTTTGTTGCTATGCCGAGCAAGCGGACTCCTGACGGAGAGTTCCGTGATATCGCCCACCCGATCTCTTCCGGTACTCGTGAGAAGATTCAGGCGGCTGTATTGACTGAATATGATCGCGCTGCTACTGAGGAAGAAGTCATTGAAGAAGGTGCCTGAGAACATTATTGGGGTTCGAAGGAAAAGAGAGCCATGTCTTATGGCTCTCTTTTCTTTTTGACCGGAATAAGATATATTCAGTATTGAGTTTATTCGCAGAGTAGTGTTTCATAACAATTCGTTATGAATGTTGGAAGAACAAAAAAGCGCAGCGTGCGCTTGGTGACAGGGCGGCATCTTAGGAATCATGGGATTCGGTTAAGCTCGCAGGTACACGGCGTATACATATAGGTCACGATTGTTGGTGTCCGCGTTGTTACGCGTGAATACAGGACAGCAAGCGATGAACAAGACCGGCGTAGAACCGGCTGAACGATACTCATTGAAAAGGGAGTTATAACCCCAGATTGATGAGATTTTCAGAAACAGGAGGTCGTGAATTTTGAAACGAATGGCTATTGTTCTTGCCGCAGGGCAAGGAAAACGGATGAAATCCAAATTGTACAAAGTACTGCATCCCGTATGTGGTAAACCGATGGTGGGTCATGTGCTTGATGCGGCTCTACGCGCAGGCGTAGAACGCAGTGTAGTCGTGGTAGGCCATGGTGCCGAAGCGGTGCAGTCATTTTTGGGTTCAAGAGCAGAATACGCTCTTCAGGCAGAACAACTGGGAACAGGTCATGCCGTTCAACAGGTGAAGGCTCTGCTTGGTAATGAAGCCGGATCGACGATTGTAGTCTGCGGTGACACTCCGCTTGTAACGAGTGAAACGCTGGAAGGTCTAATGAAGCTTCATGAGAGTCGCGGTGCAGCAGCTACCGTGCTTACAGCTGAATTGGACAATCCCAAAGGATACGGACGCGTTATTCGCGGAGAAGATGGTTCTGTGCAACGAATTGTGGAGCAGAAGGATTGTAATGAACAGGAAGATGCTGTGAAGGAGATTAACACAGGCACTTACTGCTTCGATAATGCAAAACTGTTCGCAGCTTTGGAGAAAGTAACGAATCAGAATGCCCAAGGAGAGTACTATCTTACTGATGTTGTTGGCATTTTTAAGAGCGGTGGAGAAGTGGTCGAAGCCTACATGTCAGATGATATTGCAGAATCGATCGGGGTAAATGACAGACTTGCTCTTTCACAAGCCGAAGCATTCATGCGTGAACGTCTAGCCGTTAAACATATGTTGAACGGTGTTACAATCATCGATCCGTCATCGACATATATCGGAGCGGATGTTACGATTGGATCAGACACAGTGCTGTACCCAGGAACCATTCTTAAGGGCACGACTTCCATTGGTGAAGCTTGTCATATTGGTCCGCATGCAGATATCGAAGACAGCAGTATTCAGGATGGAGTTACAATTAAACATTCTGTGCTGTTGAAAGCTGAGGTTGGTGCCGAAGCTTCTGTAGGTCCATTTGCTAACTTGCGTCCAGGAACTAAATTGGGCCGCAGTGTAAAAATTGGTGACTTTGTTGAAGTGAAAAATGCTACAATTGATGAAGGCTCCAAAGTGTCTCACCTTAGTTATATTGGGGATGCTCAAGTAGGGAAAAACGTAAATGTTGGTTGTGGTGCAATAACGGTCAATTATGATGGTTATAATAAGGCTGTGACAACCATTGAAGATGATGCCTTTGTAGGGAGCAACGTCAATTTGATTGCACCCATTACGGTAGGAAAAGGCGCTTATGTCGTTGCAGGCTCTACCGTTACCCATTCCGTTCCCGAGAATGATCTCGCCATTGCTCGTCCACGCCAGGAGAACAAACCGGGTTATGCGGAGAAGATCCGTGGACGTGCCAAAGCCAAGAAACAAAACGCCAAACCCGAATAAGGGTTTTGATAACAACATTGCCTCCCGATTTTTGGGAGGTGCCGACATGTCGCAGACGCTTATAGATTCCAATGAACCAGCACGGAGGGTTTTTATTTTATGACTTATTTTGATTCGAAATTAAAAATATTTACTTGCAATTCTAACCCAAAGCTTGCCCATCAAATTGCTGATTATATCGGAATTCCTATGGGTGAATCTCACACAACCAGCTTCAGTGATGGTGAGATCCAAGTGAAGCTCTCCGAGAGCGTACGGGGCTGTCACGTTTATATCGTGCAGTCAACCTGTTTGCCAGTTAACGACAACTTGATGGAAATGCTCGTCATGATTGATGCACTTAAACGTGCTTCTGCCAAAACAATTAACGTTGTAATTCCTTACTATGGCTACGCTAGACAAGATCGCAAAGCACGTTCCCGTGATCCTATTACAGCGAAGCTGGTAGCTAATCTGATTGAAAAAGCAGGCGCAACGCGTGTAATCGCGATGGATCTTCACGCTATGCAAATTCAAGGATTCTTCGATATTCCAGTTGATCATCTGCTTGGTGTACCGATTCTGGCACAATACTTCCGGTCAAAACAGATCGAAAACCCAGTTGTCGTATCACCTGACCATGGTGGCGTAGTCCGTGCACGGAAACTCGCTGACTTCCTGAACGCACCGCTGGCTATTATTGACAAACGTCGTCCTGAGCCGAATGTCAGTGAGGTCATGAACATCATTGGTAACATTGAAGGTAAGACTGCAATTCTGATTGATGATATCATCGATACAGCAGGAACGATTGTATTGGGGGCAAATGCGTTGATGGAAGGCGGCGTGAAGGAAGTATACGCATGCTGTACTCACCCAGTATTGTCTGGCCCTGCTATGGAACGTCTGGAGAATGCGCCATTGAAGGAAGTTATCGTAACGGATACGATTCCAATTACGCATGCTAATCCGACAAGCAAACTCAAAGTGTTGTCTGTAGCGCCTTTACTCGGAGAAGCAATTATCCGGGTTCATGAGGAATTATCAATCAGCAAGCTGTTTGAAATTGAATAAGGATGTCTGCATAAAGTAGTAGAGGGGTTACGTTTTCCGGTTCAATGGAAAATGTAACCCCTGTCGGCGTGCCGTATGATAAAAGTGGAATTAACCGCCCAGTTATCTTATATATGTTGAATCTATATAATTAAACTATACATTTACACGAGAACGAAGAGGACAGAAATAACATGGAGAAGCGGAGCGTTCGCCTTTATCGCCGGATTTTCCCTTAGGAAAAGGGAATCAGAAAAATCTGGGGATAACAGCGATCGGAAGGTTATTCTGTCATCGGAGTGGCAAGTGTGAATATTCTTCGGTTCAATTAATATAGACTCATATATCTAATAGCCGGGGCGGGAAATGAAACGGAATCGGCGCCGATGGAAAAGCGTGTCGGCAATTTCGACAAATTGATTATCGAAGCGTGTAATTAATCCGATCTCAATATGAGTGTCGCGGTCATATACCTGTACAGGTACGTGATATTCAAGATGATAGATAAAATCGCTATGTTGAGTCAGTTGTCCAGTGTCTTCGCGCAAAACCCGCTCACCTTCCTGGGTTAATAAAATATATGATGTATACACGTATATAAGATCAATTAAACATGCAGCATTTGAAATTATATATCGCAAAACGGAACTTCACTTTCTAGATATTATATGAAATATCACAAATGAAGTCTATGCTACAGCTCAAGTGATGCCAAGGAGGAAACGAGATGAAGTGGATTGTTGGCCTCGGAAACCCGGGCTCTAACTACGCCAAAACCCGTCATAATATTGGCTTTATGGCGCTCGATCGACTGGCAGATCGTCATAATATCTCCATTACCCAGAGTAAATGCAAAGCGTTGATTGGAGAGGGCAACATTGGCGGTGTCAAGACGGTATTGATTAAACCAATGACATTCATGAATTTGTCCGGTGAGTCGGTACGAGCCTATATGGATTTTTATAAAGTAAGTCTGGAAGACCTGATCGTGGTGTACGATGACATGGACACGGAAATTGGTAAAGTGAGATTGCGGTATCAAGGTAGTGCTGGTGGACATAACGGAATTAAGTCTATTATTCAGCACACAGGTACTCAGCAGTTTAACCGGGTACGCATGGGAATATCCCGTCCAGAACCTGGACACGCCATTGTAGACTATGTTCTTTCGACATTCATGAAGAAGGAAAAGGAAGCACTCGAACAGACGATTGAACAGACCTGTGATGCACTTGAACATAGCCTGAGTCATACGTTTGAGCAAACGATGGCTAAATTCAACGGATAGTTGTTGATTCTAGCATTATTGGCAAAAATGATCATAAACCGGGTTCGATTCGGCCTTAATGGGCATACTGGACGTATAAACTAGGTTCAGGAGGCATAAACATGTCAGTGAATTATGTATGTAGGCATTGCCGTACCTTTATAGGACAAATCGATTCTACCCGTATAACGGAAGCGCAATTAGGCTTTCATTTCTTGACCCCCGACGAGCGTAGGGATATAATAGCGTATAATTCGGGTGGAGATATCACCGTTCGGATTACATGTGACTATTGCAAAGAAGCACTGGAACTTAATCCTGAGCTGAGTCTGCTCGCTAGTCCTCTTCAATAGAGTGACGTGGTAGCGACAATACGTAATGACAGATGATGGAGGTAGCGGAATACCGCTCCACCTTTATAGCCTTGGCAGCCTGCTGAGGCTTCTTTTCAGTTGAACTGGAATCGTATTTCGGTTGATCAACGTCACGGTATATCAAGCCGATGTGGCAAAACAGCAAATAATCCTTTATGATGAAACAGGGTAAAAAGGGATTTGTATCCAATTTTAAGAATGTTGTATTGCGCTTAGTGCGCTAGATAACCAAGTAAGTTATAAGAGAGGTGCCCCTTTTGTTACAAGCACTTATACAAGCTTTTTCCAAAGATCCTGACTTCGGATCCATTACCGCCGGTATTACATCAGGGATGAAAGAGCAGTTGGTGTCCGGGCTTTCCGGATCAGCACGTCAAATCATGCTGGCTGCCTTACATCAAGAGATGAACCGGCCTTTGCTCGTCGTTACGCACAATATGTTTGCTGCACAAAAAATTGCAGAAGATTTACAGGAAGCGCTTTCACCCGATCGAGTGTTACTCTATCCTGCCAATGAACTTGTCGCCGCTGAAGCTGCTGTTTCCAGTCCGGAAACACTAGGTCAGCGTATTGATGTGTTGGTTCGCTGCGCCCAAGGTTTTCGGGGCGTTGTTGTTATTCCTTTTTCCGGAGTACAGCGATATCTTCCACTTCCAGAAGTCATGGCAAACGCCCAAATCACAGTTAAACAAGGAAGCACGCTAGAGCTGGATACTTTCCTGCTGGAGATGGTGAAGCTGGGATATGAGCGCGTAGAACGTGTAGAATCCCGTGGTGAAATGAGTGTACGTGGTGGAATCATTGACTTCTATCCAGTTACATCACCGATTGCTTACCGGGTGGAGTTATTTGACGATGAGATTGATTCGATTCGAACCTTTGACCCTACGGATCAGCGCTCTATTGAGCGGATAGAAGAAGTCGTTGTATTGCCGTGCAAAGAGTTGATCGCAGATCGTGAACGCATGGAGAAGGCTGCGGATGCGGCCGTTATTTTGCTGGAACAACAGCTTGAGAAGATGACAGATCGGCAGGCGAAGCTGCGTCTTCGTGAGGAGATTCATCGCGAAATTGAGATGCTCCGTCAGCATGTTTACTTCTCCGAGATGTATAAATATATCTCACCACTCTATCCGGAACACAAGACCATTTACGACTACATGCCTGAGGATACGTTACTTGTACTTGATGAGCCTGCAAGACTTGCCGAGACGTCTAAACAGTTGGATCGGGATGAATCCGAATGGAACCTGCATTTGATGCAAAATGGAAAGACACTGCCTGACCTGCATCTATCGGCTGATGGAGATGAGCTGCTGTATGAGCGTCCATTCCAGACGATATTTATGTCCATCTTCTTACGTCAGGTTCCACACACGCAGCCTCAGAACATTCTGAACTTTATTAGCCGGGGGATGCAGGATTTCCATGGTCAGATGAATGTACTTAAGGCAGAGATGGAGCGCTGGCAGAAAGCTGGAGTTCATGTATTGATGCTGGCGAGTGGCGAGGAAAGGCTCGACCGTATGCGCCGTGTATTGTTGGATTATGACATACCAGAACCTGAGATGCTCATTGGTAATTTGCAGACAGGATTCGAGATGCCATCCATTCAACTGGCGGTTGTTACGGAAGGGGAGATGTTCTCCCAGAAGCAGCGGAAAGCACGGAAACCGATTCGAAACGTGGACAATGCGGAGCGAATTAAATCATATAGTGAGCTAAAAGTGGGCGATTATGTCGTTCACCAAAATCACGGTATTGGTAAATACATGGGGATTGGTACCCTTGAGGTAGCCGGGATCCATAAGGACTATATGCATATTTTGTATGCAGGTGGAGACAAACTGTCTGTACCGATCGAGCAGATTGATCTGATTCAGAAATATGTGGGCTCAGAAGAGAAGGAGCCTAAGATTTACAAGCTCGGTGGTAACGAATGGACACGGGTAAAAAACAAAGTTCGTTCATCGGTTCAGGATATTGCAGACGATCTAATCAAACTCTATGCGGAGCGGCAAACGTCCAAGGGATACGGCTTCGAGAAGGACTCTGCAGAACAGCAGGAGTTCGAGGACATGTTCCCGTATGATGAGACGCGTGACCAGATGCGTGCAATTGAAGAAATTAAGAAAGACATGGAACAAAACCGCCCAATGGATCGTTTATTGTGTGGGGATGTCGGATACGGTAAAACCGAGGTTGCGATCCGTGCAGCCTTTAAAGCAGCGATTGAAGGGAAACAGGTGGCTGTGCTCGTGCCTACCACAATCTTGGCACAACAGCACTATGAGACATTCCGTGAACGCTTCTCAGGTTACCCGTTCAATATTAACGTGCTTAGCCGATTTCGTTCTCGCAAAGAACAAAATGAGACAGCCAAGGGCATCAAGCAGGGTACGGTTGACATTGTGATCGGCACACATCGCTTGTTGTCACAGGACCTTGTGTTCAAGGATCTGGGATTGCTCATCGTGGATGAAGAGCAGCGCTTTGGTGTAACGCATAAGGAAAAACTGAAAAAACTTAAAACAAACGTGGATGTGTTGACCCTTACGGCAACGCCGATTCCTCGTACATTACACATGTCTATGCTTGGAGTCCGTGATCTGTCTGTCATCGAGACACCGCCAGAGAACCGCTTCCCTGTGCAGACCTATGTGGTTGAACACAGTCAAGCGCTGGTTAGAGAAGCGATTGAGCGCGAGCTGGCTCGTGGCGGTCAGGTTTATTACCTGTACAATCGTGTTCAAGGCATCCAGGAAATGGCCGCTGAAATTTCTGAGTTGGTTCCAGAAGCCAAGGTTGGCGTGGGACATGGTCAGATGTCTGAAACGGAGCTAGAGAAGACGATTCTCGACTTCTTGGATGGCGAGTATGATGTGCTGGTCAGCACCAGTATCATTGAGACAGGTGTCGATATTCCAAACGTTAATACGTTAATCGTTCATGACGCGGACAAAATGGGGCTCTCTCAGTTGTATCAGTTGCGTGGACGTGTGGGTCGGTCTAACCGGATTGCGTATGCGTATTTTACGTACCAACGGGATAAGGTACTGACTGAAGTGGCAGAGAAACGGATGCAATCCATTAAGGAATTCACCGAGCTGGGCTCTGGATTCAAAATTGCAATGCGTGACTTGTCGATTCGAGGTGCAGGTAACCTGCTTGGAGCAGAGCAGCATGGCTTCATTGCTTCCGTGGGATTCGATCTGTATTCTCAGATGCTTGCTGAGGAAATTAATAAACGGAAAGTGACGATGCTGGGTGAAGAGCCTGTACCTTCCGACCAATGGAATACAACGCTTGATCTTAGTATTGATGCATATTTGCCGTCGGATTATATCTATGACAGCATCCAGAAGATTGAGATTTACAAAAAGGTGGCCGTCATCTCTTCCTTCGACGATGCAATGGAGCTGGAAGATGAGTTAGTGGATCGTTTCGGTGATCTGCCAGAAGCCGTTATTAACCTAATGGCTGTAGCAAGGCTCAAAGTCTACGGCAAAATCTATGGAATAGAATCGATCACACAGCGTGGAGATGACCTTACAGTGAAGTTTTATGAAGGTCGTGAGCATGCATTCGAGCTCTCCAATATTGCACACATTGGAAATCAGTTCGAAAGACGTGTACAATTTGAACAAGGACCCCATATGCTTATTCATGTCAAAGGCAAGGGGCTTGGGGACAAGCAACTCATGGAGCTGGTGGAGAAATTCCTGGAATCCATGAAAAGTGCTTTTAAATCAAAGGGGGAACTAAAAGATGTTACAAAAGTATAAAACAGTGAGGAAAGTACTGTCCGTGGGTATGATTGCAGTGCTGTCCGTATCACTGCTAGCAGCATGCGGTAAGAAGGAAGAAGCACAAACACCGGAACCAACAGACACAAGTGCAGTTGTAGCAACGTATGATGGCGGTACAATTACAGCCAATGAATTCGACATGGAACAGCGTGTAATGAAATTCTTGTACCCAGAGTATGCACAAATGATGGACATGGATGACTTCAAGGATTACTTGGTTCGCCAAGAAATTGCATACAAATATCTGAGTGAAAATGCGAGCGACGAAGCGAAAGCAGAAGGTGCCAAAGTGGCTACTGAGCAATTCGACAAAATGAAAGCTCAAGTTCCAGAAGAACAATGGCCGGAAATGCTGAAGGCGCAGAACCTGACGGATGATAACATCAAGGATTATATGACTCGGATCATGACCGTGATTAAGGATAAAGAGACTGGCGTCACAGAAGACGACATGAAAGCCGAGTTCGATAAA
It includes:
- the rsmA gene encoding 16S rRNA (adenine(1518)-N(6)/adenine(1519)-N(6))-dimethyltransferase RsmA, which gives rise to MKGMEETLEIATPKRTKEIIQKHGFSFKKSLGQNFLIDQNILNKIVNAADLDESKGALEIGPGIGALTERLARVAGPVTAVEIDQRLLPILGEVMEPYPNVRVHHGDVLKLDLEELFRTDFGQVDKVSVVANLPYYVTTPIMMKLLEEKLPVDSIVVMIQKEVAERMASAPGSKDYGSLSIAVQYYSVPELVCVVPPTVFIPQPNVESAVIKLKVREQPPVQVPDEAHFFEVVQASFAQRRKTISNNLKSRFFTKDNREQADQLLEQAGIQPSRRGETLSLEEYATLSTVMWEAGVRAAL
- the yabG gene encoding sporulation peptidase YabG, with translation MNIGDLVVRKSYGGDVTFRVEGLQVDSAVIKGTEFRLLADSPVDDLIQVPYEPQSAKTRQAHVKAHQTLSRLQQNRMEQAERNREGLVQEWTQQQEPAYFEMPGKVLHLDGDPNYLKKSMNLYEQLRVPAEGQYVHESAMADTLYHLLPKVRPDIVVITGHDGVLKTRQPYDLYSLGSYKNSQNFVAAIQVARQYERHLDALTIVAGACQSHFEALLRAGANFASSPGRILIHALDPVYVAAKASFTSVRDTVNMNDILHNTISGSQGVGGVETRGSYRVGLPGLNDLSTLKVNPSAV
- the veg gene encoding biofilm formation stimulator Veg; this encodes MAKNTLLDIKRNLDAHIGQKIMLRANGGRRKTIERTGVLEETYPSVFIVKLDEEQETFKRVSYSYADILTESVEVMVFDPGSQTHSSYMEP
- a CDS encoding small, acid-soluble spore protein, alpha/beta type, which encodes MSRRRRSVMSEELKYELAKDLGFYDTVQQEGWGGIKAKDAGNMVKRAIQLAEQAARKS
- the ispE gene encoding 4-(cytidine 5'-diphospho)-2-C-methyl-D-erythritol kinase; this translates as MKIYEKAPAKINLMLDVLHKRNDGFHEVEMIMTMVDLADRLEFSELPRDTIFISSQAGYIPLDEKNLAFQAARLIKERYDVRSGVHIHLDKKIPVAAGLAGGSSDAAATLRGLNRLWRLNIPDHELQELGAELGSDVPFCITGGTALATGRGEKLTPIPNPPQCWVILAKPPINVSTADVYGRFRSDKIVRHPSAVKMEQAIRNQSFAEVCGQMGNVLEDVTLKLYPEVQHLKDAMIKLGADGVLMSGSGPTVFGLVSKESKVARIYNGLRGFCKEVYAVRMLT
- the purR gene encoding pur operon repressor; amino-acid sequence: MKKLKRSARLVEMTQYLLSRPHTVIPLTTFAERYGAAKSSISEDLAIIKEVFEEGGSGELQTLAGAAGGVKWIPKVSRELALAFAERLSTQLEQPDRILPGGYLYMSDLLGQPALMNEAGKIFATAFGNMGIDVVMTVETKGIPLAYATGAQLNLPVVLVRRDHQATEGSAVSINYVSGSHKSLHTMSLSRRAMREHSRVLIVDDFMKAGGTVQGMIDLLAEFNATVAGVGVLVESGSIDSEERLLTDYVSLAKLTAVDAKSRHISVKPGNYFDV
- the spoVG gene encoding septation regulator SpoVG, which codes for MQITDVRLRRVNSEGRMKAIASITIDNEFVVHDIRVIDGNNGMFVAMPSKRTPDGEFRDIAHPISSGTREKIQAAVLTEYDRAATEEEVIEEGA